Proteins from a genomic interval of Symmachiella macrocystis:
- a CDS encoding menaquinone biosynthesis family protein, producing the protein MSQVKTLIQVGHSPDPDDAFMFHALANDKIETGNYTFTHTLQDIETLNQRALKAELELTAVSLHGYAYLTDTYAICACGASIGDNYGPMVVAREAGSIESLKGKTIAIPGKLTTAFLALKLLLGDTFEYEIHPFDEILNLVEAGKVDAGLIIHEGQLTYGEQGLHLIVDLGVWWHDETGLPLPLGANAIRKDLGEQAMHEVTALLKQSIEYGLDHRQEALDYALQFGRNLDHGKADKFVGMYVNDWTLDFGPRGREAVQLLLNRGHEAGVIPKPVDVEFIG; encoded by the coding sequence ATGTCTCAGGTTAAGACTTTGATTCAGGTCGGACACAGTCCCGATCCCGACGACGCCTTTATGTTTCATGCTTTGGCGAACGACAAGATCGAAACAGGCAATTATACCTTTACACATACCCTGCAGGATATCGAGACGCTCAACCAACGCGCGCTCAAGGCCGAACTGGAATTGACGGCCGTCAGTCTGCACGGATATGCCTATCTCACCGATACTTACGCAATATGCGCCTGCGGCGCCAGCATCGGCGACAATTACGGACCAATGGTCGTCGCCCGGGAAGCGGGAAGTATCGAAAGCCTCAAAGGCAAAACCATCGCCATTCCCGGCAAACTGACGACGGCGTTTTTGGCGCTGAAGTTATTGCTGGGGGACACATTCGAATACGAGATACACCCCTTCGACGAAATCCTCAACTTGGTCGAGGCGGGCAAGGTCGACGCGGGGTTGATTATTCACGAAGGCCAATTGACCTATGGCGAACAAGGTTTGCACTTGATCGTCGATTTAGGCGTGTGGTGGCATGATGAGACAGGCTTACCGTTGCCACTGGGCGCCAACGCCATCCGCAAGGATCTGGGCGAACAGGCCATGCATGAAGTGACCGCTTTGCTCAAGCAGAGCATTGAGTACGGTTTGGATCATCGTCAGGAAGCCTTGGATTATGCCCTGCAGTTCGGGCGCAATCTGGATCACGGCAAGGCAGATAAGTTTGTCGGCATGTACGTCAATGACTGGACGCTCGATTTTGGTCCCCGTGGCCGCGAAGCAGTGCAATTGCTGCTCAACCGTGGGCACGAAGCGGGCGTGATTCCCAAGCCGGTCGACGTGGAATTCATCGGATGA
- a CDS encoding DUF294 nucleotidyltransferase-like domain-containing protein, whose translation MPLPHKFAAHRSWSAETALDLSKHPRLDAAWKNSQRLLQQISDQLQAAALDPRILTVAASGSLGRMEAVAGSDADLIVVLSDEITTDSPQAQQACDSVWEALGALQLPHSRRGGIFSIPTTPAALCNVDVRGKIDEHIPTFGKRFQLFCDAQPVYGTVAYEQLLPDVIRWYTAATSGDATTAWWRYLLNDLLRYYRSMCVAAQWDQSHGAGFQRMRSFKHAHSRTVMYAGLLCLLGECSSVPHDPLQQFQAMLRLTPLERLAWSCPSAENADMAAIATIYARYLEKLDDPTFRQTLLDDDLTEAHAADWTISGHDLRNALSRFLDERRQQWAPDFAAALWL comes from the coding sequence TTGCCACTGCCCCACAAATTTGCCGCACATCGTTCCTGGAGTGCCGAAACCGCCCTCGACTTGAGCAAACACCCCCGACTGGATGCCGCCTGGAAAAATTCACAACGACTCCTGCAGCAGATCAGCGACCAACTGCAAGCGGCCGCACTGGATCCGCGGATTCTCACCGTGGCGGCCTCGGGGTCGTTAGGCCGCATGGAAGCAGTCGCCGGTTCCGACGCGGATTTGATTGTCGTTTTAAGCGACGAAATCACCACCGATTCGCCACAAGCGCAACAGGCCTGTGATTCTGTCTGGGAGGCATTGGGAGCATTGCAGCTCCCCCACTCGCGGCGCGGCGGAATTTTTTCCATTCCCACCACCCCCGCCGCTCTCTGCAACGTCGACGTCCGTGGGAAAATCGACGAGCACATCCCCACGTTCGGAAAACGGTTCCAATTGTTCTGCGACGCGCAACCAGTTTACGGCACGGTTGCCTATGAGCAATTACTGCCTGATGTGATCCGCTGGTATACGGCAGCCACCTCTGGTGATGCCACAACTGCCTGGTGGCGGTATTTGTTGAATGATCTCCTGCGGTATTACCGTTCGATGTGCGTCGCCGCTCAGTGGGATCAGTCGCACGGCGCTGGTTTTCAACGGATGCGAAGCTTCAAACACGCGCACAGCCGCACGGTGATGTATGCGGGGCTGCTGTGTCTGTTGGGAGAATGCAGCAGCGTGCCGCACGATCCGCTCCAACAATTTCAGGCAATGCTGCGTCTCACGCCACTGGAGCGATTGGCCTGGTCCTGCCCATCAGCCGAGAATGCCGACATGGCGGCGATCGCGACGATCTATGCCCGATATCTGGAAAAGTTAGACGATCCGACGTTTCGGCAAACGCTATTGGACGACGACCTCACCGAAGCCCATGCCGCTGACTGGACGATATCGGGTCACGATTTGCGCAACGCGTTGTCACGATTCCTCGATGAGCGACGGCAACAGTGGGCCCCAGATTTTGCCGCCGCACTGTGGTTATAG
- a CDS encoding SDR family oxidoreductase produces MTSHTPGDYLQQVFGLEDRTAVVIGGTGVLGGAIAAALAQAGAHTLIVGRNAELGAACVARITELGGSTEFVAADSTSRADLEAIVAHVTSQNRTVDVLVNGAGINSATPFLEISDDEWDNIFNVNLRGVRLACQVFGAHMLENKVNGSIINISSLSGMIPLSRVFTYSATKAAVINLTQNLAREWAPQGLRVNSLAPGFFPAEQNRKVLTPDRVESIMRHTPMDRFGSPEELAGAVLLMASPVAGSFLTGTNIAVDGGFTAMTI; encoded by the coding sequence ATGACATCGCACACTCCTGGGGATTACCTGCAACAAGTTTTCGGTCTGGAAGATCGGACAGCCGTGGTCATTGGTGGCACCGGTGTCCTGGGCGGAGCTATTGCCGCCGCACTCGCACAAGCCGGCGCCCACACATTGATCGTGGGGCGGAATGCCGAATTGGGCGCTGCCTGTGTCGCACGGATTACAGAACTGGGCGGCTCGACGGAATTCGTCGCGGCTGATTCCACCAGCCGCGCAGACCTCGAAGCCATCGTTGCGCATGTCACCAGCCAAAATCGCACAGTGGATGTGCTCGTCAACGGTGCCGGGATCAATTCGGCTACGCCGTTTTTAGAGATCAGCGACGACGAATGGGACAACATCTTTAACGTCAATCTTCGCGGTGTGCGACTCGCCTGTCAGGTCTTCGGCGCGCACATGTTGGAAAACAAAGTCAACGGTTCGATCATTAATATTTCCTCACTAAGCGGCATGATCCCCTTGTCGCGCGTCTTCACTTATTCCGCGACTAAAGCTGCGGTGATCAACCTCACGCAAAACCTAGCACGCGAATGGGCCCCGCAAGGGCTTCGCGTGAATTCGTTGGCGCCTGGGTTTTTCCCGGCGGAACAAAATCGCAAGGTGCTCACTCCCGACCGCGTAGAAAGCATCATGCGGCACACGCCGATGGATCGTTTCGGGTCGCCCGAAGAATTGGCCGGGGCCGTGTTGTTGATGGCCTCACCGGTCGCCGGAAGTTTTCTGACCGGCACCAACATAGCTGTCGACGGTGGGTTTACAGCAATGACGATCTGA
- the nadB gene encoding L-aspartate oxidase translates to MADINFSPLHRYLVRFHPKRIPHAFTDVLILGGGIAGLSAALEVPAPLQATVITKDALVQSNSVYAQGGIAGVLDPLDEIANHIADTITAGKGMCDPDVVEMVIREAPERIQQLIRLGTQFDREDGELALTREGGHSHRRIAHALGDATGKEIMRAMIAEVNQSERIQCWPETFTIDLLTYEGVCRGALVWNPHHGKTFVWAKQTILATGGAGCLFRETTNPQIATADGHAIAARAGAEMRDMEFMQFHPTVLYIAGSSRHLISEAVRGEGAYLRDATGHRFMADYDDRLELAPRDVVSQAITLQMKKTNHPNVFLDLTHLPPEMIKERFPHIGKVCAEFGLNIAHDLIPVRPGAHYMVGGVTVDRDARTTLPGLWAAGEVTSTGLHGANRLASNSLLEGVVYGRLAGHGAAVAAAEIPDQYRALPLESDWPTVSIDDKDQLDLKDLRNSLTSEMWRKVGIQRDDTDLNEAGQNVEFWNRYVASREFASPEGWELQNMMLAAKLMIAAARQRTESRGVHFRHDYPETDPAQSCHITMVAKRTEA, encoded by the coding sequence GTGGCCGATATCAATTTCTCGCCATTGCACCGTTATTTGGTGCGGTTTCATCCCAAACGGATTCCGCATGCTTTCACCGATGTCTTGATTCTCGGGGGAGGAATCGCCGGGCTAAGCGCTGCGTTGGAAGTCCCTGCGCCGCTGCAAGCTACAGTGATCACCAAAGATGCTTTGGTGCAATCCAACAGCGTCTATGCCCAGGGGGGAATCGCCGGCGTCTTGGATCCCTTGGATGAAATCGCCAATCACATTGCCGACACAATCACCGCCGGCAAAGGGATGTGCGATCCGGATGTTGTCGAAATGGTCATCCGCGAAGCCCCGGAGCGGATTCAGCAGTTGATCCGACTGGGGACTCAATTCGATCGCGAAGATGGCGAACTGGCGCTGACGCGCGAAGGCGGGCACAGCCATCGCCGCATCGCCCATGCCTTGGGAGACGCGACCGGCAAAGAGATCATGCGGGCGATGATTGCAGAGGTCAATCAGTCGGAGCGGATTCAGTGTTGGCCCGAAACCTTTACGATTGATTTGCTGACCTACGAAGGAGTTTGCCGCGGGGCACTGGTGTGGAATCCGCATCACGGCAAAACTTTTGTGTGGGCCAAACAGACGATTCTAGCAACCGGTGGCGCGGGGTGTCTGTTTCGAGAAACCACCAATCCCCAAATCGCCACAGCCGACGGACACGCGATTGCCGCCCGCGCCGGCGCCGAAATGCGGGATATGGAATTCATGCAATTCCACCCCACCGTATTATACATCGCCGGCAGCTCGCGGCATCTGATATCCGAGGCGGTTCGCGGAGAAGGTGCGTACCTGCGCGATGCGACCGGGCATCGCTTTATGGCCGACTATGATGATCGGTTGGAACTGGCGCCGCGAGATGTCGTCAGTCAAGCGATTACGTTGCAGATGAAAAAGACCAACCACCCCAACGTGTTTCTCGACCTCACGCATTTGCCGCCGGAAATGATCAAAGAGCGTTTTCCCCATATCGGCAAAGTCTGTGCGGAATTTGGATTGAACATCGCTCACGATCTGATACCCGTCCGCCCCGGCGCGCATTATATGGTCGGGGGGGTGACCGTGGACCGGGATGCCCGCACCACACTGCCGGGACTCTGGGCCGCTGGGGAAGTCACGTCCACAGGACTGCACGGCGCGAATCGCTTGGCATCGAACAGCCTCTTGGAAGGAGTAGTCTACGGCCGGTTGGCGGGACACGGAGCAGCGGTCGCAGCAGCGGAGATTCCCGATCAATATCGCGCACTGCCGCTCGAAAGCGATTGGCCGACGGTGAGTATCGACGACAAAGATCAACTCGATCTGAAAGACCTCCGCAATTCGCTTACCAGCGAAATGTGGCGCAAGGTGGGTATCCAACGCGATGACACCGACTTGAACGAAGCGGGCCAGAACGTCGAGTTTTGGAATCGCTACGTCGCCAGCCGCGAATTCGCCTCTCCCGAGGGCTGGGAGCTACAAAACATGATGCTCGCCGCCAAATTGATGATCGCAGCCGCGCGGCAGCGCACCGAAAGTCGCGGCGTCCACTTTCGCCACGATTATCCCGAAACCGACCCAGCACAGTCATGCCACATTACGATGGTGGCCAAACGAACCGAGGCCTGA